The Curtobacterium sp. MCSS17_015 genomic sequence GAGCAGGTCGGCGGCCTTCCCCCAGCCGGAGCCGAGCGTCAGGGCGACGTCGTGACGCTCGATGCCGGACCGCGACGCGATGACGGCTGCGGCGTCCCGGGCCACATCGAAGGGGTCGACGGCGGGGTCGTTCAGGGGGTTGTCGGTGCTGACCATGCGCCGATCGTACCGGGAGCGGACCTAGCCCAGCGCCTTCTCCACAGCCGCCGTGATCTCGCTCTGGTCGAAGTGGTTCCGGATGACGATGACCTCGGCGTAGGTCGTCCCGATGGCGTCCACGAACTCCTGGCTGGTGAGGATCACGTTGGCGTCGTCGGACACCTGGCGCACGGAGCCGACGTCGGCCGCGACGACCTCGGCCGACAGACCGAGGGCGGCCAGGGCCTTCTCGGCGTTGACCTTGAGGATGGCGCTCGCACCGATGCCGGCACCGCAGATGGTCACGATCTTCACGATGCCGTCACTCCCATGATGGTCCGGACCTCGGCCGCGGTCGTGGCGGCAGCCAGTCGACCGGTGACCGAGGCCTCGTTGAACAGGTTCGCGATCTCGCCGATCGACTCGAGGTGGGTGCCGACCTCGGCGACGGCGAGCCCGAGCACGACCGACACCGGGTCGTTGTGCGGGTGGCCGAACGCCACCGGCGAGGCCAGGGTCACGACCGCCAGGCCGTCCCGCGACACGCTCGACCCCGGTCGTGCGTGCGCGAACGCCAGCCCGGGCGAGATGACGATGTACGGCCCGTGCTCCTCCACCATGGCGGTCATGGCGTCGGTGTACGCCTCGGTGGTGGCTCCCGAGGCCACGAGGGCACCGCCGACCGCCCGCAGCGCGTCACGCCACGATGACGCGGACGCCCCGAGCACGACGGCCGGGTCCGGCAGCGGCGGCAGCCCCATCGGGTCAGGCCTCCGCGTACCCGGCGGTGATGGCGGCGATGATCTCCTCGCGGTCCTCGAGCGGCAGGAACGACCCGAGGGCGGCGTTGATCTGGAAGGCGGCGAGGTCGTCGAGGTCGTAGCCGAACGTGCCGGCGAGGAGCGCCAGCTCCTTCGACAACGTCGTGTTGCTCATCAGGCGGTTGTCGGTGTTGACCGTGACGCGGAAGCCGAGCTGGTAGAGCACGTCGATCGGGTGGTCGGCGAGGTCGTCGCCCCACGCGGCGATCGCCCCGGT encodes the following:
- a CDS encoding PTS sugar transporter subunit IIB produces the protein MKIVTICGAGIGASAILKVNAEKALAALGLSAEVVAADVGSVRQVSDDANVILTSQEFVDAIGTTYAEVIVIRNHFDQSEITAAVEKALG
- a CDS encoding PTS sugar transporter subunit IIA — translated: MGLPPLPDPAVVLGASASSWRDALRAVGGALVASGATTEAYTDAMTAMVEEHGPYIVISPGLAFAHARPGSSVSRDGLAVVTLASPVAFGHPHNDPVSVVLGLAVAEVGTHLESIGEIANLFNEASVTGRLAAATTAAEVRTIMGVTAS